The following proteins are co-located in the Thermus thermophilus HB8 genome:
- a CDS encoding alpha/beta hydrolase-fold protein, with protein MVRVGRRSATFYPPEGAAALIGDFTDWERNPIPLEGPLTLEFPEGAYVEYAFLDREGRPFPDPDNPEKAENPWWSYPRAIKLPGFRYEAPPAPKEEPKVHRHRLGERRFYVAETGPSPKATVVAQDGVAFYRTAGLHKVARALFEAGEIPPVRLVFVEPIDRNTEYRFNEAYEAEFHRVLEEVEGAYGPLNELVLVGASLGGLFSLWQAWRHPERFPKVLALSPALKAHPGGKDAYRDEEWLLARYAEARRLPRVYVEVGLLEWLLGPNRRLAALFADKKVPHAYRERPSGHNWVTWKQALAPGLRYLLGPQ; from the coding sequence GTGGTACGGGTAGGACGAAGGAGCGCCACCTTTTACCCGCCGGAAGGGGCCGCCGCCCTCATCGGAGACTTCACCGACTGGGAGAGGAACCCCATCCCCCTCGAGGGCCCCCTCACCCTGGAGTTCCCCGAAGGAGCGTACGTGGAGTACGCCTTCCTGGACCGGGAGGGAAGGCCCTTTCCCGACCCCGACAACCCCGAGAAGGCCGAAAACCCGTGGTGGAGCTATCCCAGGGCCATAAAGCTTCCCGGCTTCCGCTACGAGGCCCCGCCCGCTCCCAAGGAGGAGCCCAAGGTGCACCGCCACCGCCTGGGGGAGAGGCGCTTTTACGTGGCGGAGACGGGGCCCTCCCCAAAGGCCACGGTGGTGGCCCAGGACGGGGTGGCCTTCTACCGCACCGCGGGGTTGCACAAGGTGGCGCGGGCGCTCTTTGAGGCGGGGGAGATTCCCCCGGTGCGCCTCGTCTTCGTGGAACCCATAGACCGGAACACCGAGTACCGCTTCAACGAGGCCTACGAGGCGGAGTTCCACCGGGTGCTGGAAGAGGTGGAAGGGGCCTACGGCCCCCTGAACGAGCTGGTCCTGGTGGGGGCCTCCTTGGGGGGGCTTTTCTCCTTGTGGCAGGCCTGGAGGCACCCCGAGCGCTTCCCCAAGGTCCTCGCCCTCTCCCCCGCCCTCAAGGCCCACCCCGGGGGGAAAGACGCCTACCGGGACGAGGAGTGGCTTCTTGCCCGTTACGCCGAGGCCAGGCGCCTTCCCCGGGTCTACGTGGAGGTGGGGCTTTTGGAGTGGCTTTTGGGGCCCAACCGCCGCCTCGCCGCCCTTTTCGCCGACAAAAAGGTCCCCCACGCCTACCGGGAAAGGCCTTCGGGGCACAACTGGGTCACCTGGAAGCAGGCCCTGGCCCCGGGGCTGCGCTACCTCTTGGGGCCGCAATGA